A region of candidate division KSB1 bacterium DNA encodes the following proteins:
- a CDS encoding S9 family peptidase: protein MQNLHIKSAVKATLLFSLLISYSIFCQESDRLTVEWIYGPERRQVTALPSFTWLSDETLVLLDNSQPESLRTFERFYPKSGQRIPMLDRERALESLRTLLGEDAPKSVRFPDEFDAIGRQALYVINGDIFLLDLKSAQFEQITKTATEEKSVHFSPDGAMLAFVRDNDLFVYDLKNKSEKRLTNDGSETLLNGTLSWVYWEEIFGRQDIGYWWSDDSKAIAYLQTDESPVSVVHFVDFKPNVPSLLKQRYPKAGGKNPVVRVGVIEIDAPKTTRVDLADSCYEYIIRIKWLPDNKRFSLQTMNRDQTKLDLYFVDRYTGKAAHILTETDPGWVNIHNDLYFLKTSPHFIWASERDGYDHLYRFSMDGKLINQITKGDWSVHASSGIYWVGQAVVAIDEKHETVYFTAMEKSPIERHLYRIKFDGSRMQRLTQEDGVHVISFSPGQKFYLDQHSSVSQLPTLKLYKSTGKLVKELGHSKPEMIAKFQIQTPELFTIPAKDGFPLPAWLLKPSDFDPNKKYPIILEVYGGPSAPTVVNSWSSSIYYDQILVDHGFLVAKVDNRSATGISKKLENTILYNASGEGELNDLIDAVKWFKSQSWIDPERVGIWGWSGGGSFTLNAMTHSKEFKAGIAVAAVTDWHYYDSKWAEATMKRPEDNPEGYERTSFVKSAKDLSGRLLLVHGTYDDNVHIQNAWAFADELIKAGKMFDMMIYPMRQHGISDRPARIHLYKTMLEFWLKNL, encoded by the coding sequence ATGCAAAATCTTCACATCAAATCCGCTGTTAAAGCAACGCTGCTTTTTTCTCTTCTTATCTCTTATTCTATTTTTTGTCAAGAATCGGACCGATTAACCGTGGAATGGATCTATGGCCCAGAGCGCCGACAGGTTACTGCGCTGCCATCTTTTACCTGGCTGAGCGATGAAACGCTGGTGTTACTGGATAATTCCCAACCAGAGTCATTGCGAACATTCGAGCGCTTTTATCCCAAATCGGGCCAACGAATTCCCATGCTTGATCGCGAACGAGCGCTGGAAAGCCTGAGAACACTCCTTGGGGAAGATGCACCAAAATCCGTGCGTTTCCCCGATGAATTTGACGCCATTGGGAGACAAGCGCTTTATGTCATCAATGGTGATATCTTTTTGCTCGATCTTAAGAGCGCTCAATTTGAACAGATCACGAAAACTGCGACTGAAGAAAAATCGGTGCATTTTTCCCCCGATGGAGCGATGCTGGCGTTTGTGCGAGACAACGATTTATTTGTTTATGATCTCAAAAACAAGAGTGAAAAGCGCCTGACCAACGATGGTTCTGAAACCTTGCTGAACGGAACGCTCTCCTGGGTCTATTGGGAGGAAATTTTCGGCCGGCAAGATATTGGTTACTGGTGGTCTGATGATTCAAAAGCCATTGCTTATCTCCAAACAGATGAATCCCCGGTCAGCGTCGTTCATTTCGTCGATTTTAAACCTAATGTTCCATCACTATTGAAACAGCGCTATCCCAAAGCTGGGGGCAAAAATCCTGTTGTCCGCGTGGGAGTGATCGAAATCGATGCGCCAAAAACAACCCGGGTGGACCTGGCTGATAGCTGCTATGAATATATTATTCGCATAAAATGGCTGCCAGATAACAAAAGATTTAGCCTGCAAACCATGAATCGGGACCAGACCAAGCTGGATCTCTATTTTGTCGATCGCTATACTGGCAAAGCCGCTCATATTTTAACCGAAACAGATCCAGGATGGGTCAATATTCACAACGATCTCTATTTTTTGAAAACCAGTCCGCATTTCATTTGGGCCTCTGAGCGAGATGGCTATGATCACTTATATCGTTTCTCAATGGACGGCAAACTGATAAACCAGATAACCAAAGGAGATTGGTCGGTCCATGCATCTTCTGGAATTTATTGGGTAGGCCAGGCTGTCGTTGCGATCGATGAAAAACATGAAACCGTCTATTTCACCGCAATGGAAAAATCTCCCATCGAGCGACATCTGTATCGTATCAAATTCGACGGATCTAGAATGCAGCGATTGACTCAGGAGGATGGGGTGCATGTAATTTCCTTTAGCCCAGGCCAAAAGTTTTATCTGGATCAACATTCCAGCGTCTCGCAACTTCCCACACTAAAGCTTTACAAAAGCACTGGCAAATTGGTTAAAGAGCTAGGTCATTCAAAACCAGAGATGATCGCAAAATTTCAGATTCAAACCCCTGAGCTGTTCACTATTCCCGCTAAAGACGGCTTTCCTCTGCCAGCTTGGCTGCTGAAACCCAGTGATTTTGATCCTAACAAAAAATATCCGATTATCCTCGAAGTATATGGCGGTCCATCTGCTCCAACCGTGGTCAATTCTTGGAGCAGTTCGATCTATTACGACCAGATCTTGGTGGATCATGGTTTTTTGGTCGCCAAAGTGGACAATCGCAGCGCCACTGGGATCAGTAAGAAGCTGGAGAACACGATTCTCTATAATGCTTCGGGCGAGGGAGAATTGAATGATCTGATCGATGCGGTAAAATGGTTCAAAAGCCAATCGTGGATCGATCCCGAACGCGTGGGCATTTGGGGCTGGAGTGGCGGCGGAAGTTTTACTTTGAACGCTATGACCCATTCGAAAGAATTTAAAGCTGGTATCGCGGTCGCGGCTGTTACGGATTGGCACTACTATGACAGTAAATGGGCCGAAGCAACAATGAAACGGCCTGAAGACAATCCTGAGGGCTATGAGAGAACTTCTTTCGTAAAAAGCGCCAAAGATCTCTCTGGCCGACTGCTATTGGTTCATGGTACCTATGATGATAACGTTCATATTCAGAACGCCTGGGCATTTGCTGATGAACTGATCAAAGCCGGCAAGATGTTCGATATGATGATCTACCCCATGCGACAGCACGGTATCTCCGATCGGCCAGCAAGGATCCATTTGTACAAAACCATGCTGGAATTCTGGCTGAAAAATTTGTGA
- a CDS encoding T9SS type A sorting domain-containing protein yields the protein MKGWSVFSVLIILISFNLSMASAQILTWERQYGQPNRAELAWDIVETADNHFVICGYTLGKSIWDLDGWIINIDSSGELVWTKQIGSQGIGAGTDFLTCIILNNQNELVLTGNRYTFRYGKQVWFLKINTNGEVLTEKLIGGKAEDNGHKIIQNHDGSYMIIGDTESFGTQNGGKDIWLLKLNSQGDTLWTRTYDLGAADMATGIIPFRNNQFLIAAVSCTDDCGGMFQQGFATYFVIDSVGNTLKSINFAEGPKNKFSDTYPTADGGAIITGATSRNDKFPSEDIWLVKLDSNADIIWAKTIGAYRRYDGGHSIIQSNDGCYYLAAYSQTFQSPDMDFDNWWLLKLNAAGDTLWTRWWGGPSNDAPHSIIPTSDGGIILAGWRDANSNPLYSLSIGNADFYVIKIDPRGMITGFRDVSSQPPALFDLYQNYPNPFNLTTTIRFSLPQRNYVTLKAFDVVGREVATLVSGELNPGEHAVDFNATDLASGVYFYKLQYGESVKTRKLLLMK from the coding sequence ATGAAGGGTTGGTCCGTTTTTTCCGTGCTTATTATTCTTATCTCTTTTAATCTGAGCATGGCATCTGCTCAAATCTTAACTTGGGAACGCCAATATGGCCAACCAAACCGCGCTGAACTCGCATGGGACATTGTAGAAACGGCGGATAATCACTTTGTGATTTGTGGTTATACTTTAGGAAAATCCATATGGGATTTGGATGGTTGGATCATCAACATCGATTCCTCTGGTGAGCTAGTTTGGACAAAGCAAATTGGGAGCCAGGGAATAGGAGCTGGCACGGATTTCCTTACCTGTATTATTCTAAATAATCAGAATGAACTTGTCTTGACAGGAAACCGATATACCTTTCGTTATGGCAAGCAGGTATGGTTTCTGAAGATCAATACCAATGGTGAGGTACTTACTGAAAAATTGATAGGAGGCAAAGCAGAAGATAATGGCCATAAGATCATTCAAAATCATGATGGGAGCTATATGATTATTGGTGACACAGAATCCTTTGGTACTCAAAATGGGGGAAAAGATATCTGGCTGCTGAAGTTAAACTCTCAAGGCGATACATTGTGGACGAGAACTTATGACCTGGGAGCTGCTGATATGGCGACGGGAATTATTCCATTCAGAAACAACCAATTTTTGATCGCTGCGGTGAGCTGTACTGATGATTGTGGGGGAATGTTCCAACAAGGATTTGCGACCTATTTTGTAATAGACTCGGTTGGCAATACACTGAAATCGATTAATTTCGCTGAAGGTCCGAAGAATAAGTTCTCGGACACTTATCCCACTGCCGACGGTGGCGCAATCATTACTGGTGCGACCAGTAGGAATGATAAATTCCCAAGCGAGGATATTTGGCTTGTGAAATTGGATTCCAATGCGGATATAATATGGGCCAAAACCATTGGAGCTTATCGGAGGTATGACGGCGGGCATAGTATTATTCAGAGCAATGACGGCTGTTATTATTTGGCTGCTTACTCACAAACCTTTCAGTCACCTGATATGGACTTTGATAACTGGTGGTTATTAAAATTAAATGCTGCTGGTGATACTTTGTGGACACGCTGGTGGGGAGGTCCATCGAATGACGCTCCTCATTCAATTATTCCCACTTCGGATGGGGGAATCATTTTGGCAGGCTGGCGGGATGCCAATTCGAACCCACTTTACAGTCTATCGATCGGGAACGCTGATTTCTATGTCATCAAGATCGATCCGAGGGGAATGATAACGGGTTTCAGAGACGTTTCCTCTCAACCACCCGCCTTGTTCGATTTATATCAAAACTATCCCAATCCGTTCAATCTCACCACAACGATTCGCTTCTCGCTTCCTCAGCGTAACTATGTCACATTGAAGGCCTTTGATGTTGTTGGCAGAGAAGTGGCAACGTTAGTGAGCGGAGAATTGAATCCTGGCGAACATGCGGTCGACTTTAATGCAACAGATCTGGCAAGCGGTGTGTATTTTTACAAATTGCAATACGGAGAGTCGGTAAAGACGAGAAAGTTACTGCTGATGAAATAG
- a CDS encoding class II fumarate hydratase, whose translation MNEYRIELDSLGEVKVPLNAYYGAQTQRAYENFPISGHRLPREFIRALGIIKRAAAEANMRLGLLDRKIGNAIVAAANEVIDGKFDDQFVVDVYQTGSGTSTNMNANEVIANRAIELLGGKIGSKNPVHPNDHVNMGQSSNDVIPTAIHIAALESIEKNLLPALQDLQEALDQKAREFDDVVKIGRTHLQDAVPMRLGQEFSGYASQIAHGIQRIMNAKMNLRELALGGTAIGTGLNTHKKFPELAIKKISYYTGIAFCYNVNRFEAMASRDAVVEVSGQLKTVAVSLMKIANDLRWLSSGPRCGIGEITLPALQPGSSIMPGKVNPVIPESMMMICASVIGNDTAITIGGQHGNFELNVMMPMMAYHLLESIRLLSHGSRNLVDRCIRGIVANRERAASLVENSLAMVTALVPKIGYDAAAKIAQQAYATGKTIRQVALEMRLLPENELNRLLDPMRQTYGE comes from the coding sequence ATGAACGAGTATCGAATCGAGCTGGATTCGCTGGGCGAAGTAAAGGTTCCGCTGAATGCTTATTATGGTGCCCAAACACAACGAGCTTATGAAAATTTTCCGATCAGTGGCCATCGCTTGCCGCGCGAGTTCATTCGGGCGCTTGGGATCATCAAGCGAGCGGCGGCTGAAGCGAATATGCGATTGGGATTATTAGATAGAAAGATCGGCAATGCAATTGTCGCAGCAGCCAATGAAGTAATAGATGGGAAGTTCGATGATCAATTCGTGGTGGATGTCTATCAGACTGGATCAGGGACCTCCACCAACATGAATGCCAATGAGGTGATCGCCAACCGTGCCATTGAGCTTTTGGGCGGCAAAATTGGAAGTAAAAATCCCGTTCATCCCAATGATCACGTCAATATGGGGCAATCCAGTAATGATGTGATCCCGACAGCCATTCATATTGCGGCACTCGAGAGTATCGAAAAAAATTTGCTGCCAGCGCTACAAGATTTGCAAGAGGCGCTTGATCAAAAAGCTCGAGAATTCGATGATGTAGTAAAGATCGGTCGCACCCATTTGCAGGATGCGGTGCCCATGCGTTTGGGCCAAGAGTTCAGCGGCTATGCATCGCAGATCGCTCATGGCATTCAGCGGATCATGAATGCCAAAATGAATCTGAGAGAGCTGGCATTGGGGGGAACAGCCATTGGTACCGGGTTGAACACCCATAAAAAATTCCCAGAATTAGCAATAAAAAAGATCTCGTATTATACTGGCATAGCGTTTTGTTACAATGTCAATCGATTTGAAGCAATGGCCTCGCGGGATGCGGTTGTTGAAGTGAGCGGGCAATTAAAAACAGTGGCGGTTAGTCTGATGAAAATCGCCAATGATCTGCGCTGGCTTAGCTCTGGGCCGCGCTGCGGAATTGGAGAAATCACTTTGCCAGCATTACAACCAGGCAGTTCAATTATGCCCGGTAAAGTCAACCCTGTGATACCAGAATCGATGATGATGATTTGTGCATCAGTTATCGGGAACGACACTGCGATCACCATCGGTGGGCAACATGGCAATTTCGAATTAAATGTGATGATGCCAATGATGGCCTATCATCTGTTGGAATCGATCCGATTGTTGAGCCATGGCTCGCGGAATTTGGTAGATCGATGCATTCGGGGGATTGTGGCCAATCGCGAGCGCGCTGCTTCGCTGGTTGAAAACAGCCTGGCTATGGTGACAGCTTTGGTCCCGAAGATCGGCTACGACGCTGCTGCCAAAATCGCCCAGCAGGCCTATGCGACGGGTAAGACCATTCGTCAGGTCGCGTTGGAGATGCGTTTGCTCCCTGAAAATGAATTGAATCGTTTGCTCGATCCCATGCGGCAAACTTATGGGGAGTAA
- a CDS encoding integrase core domain-containing protein: protein MLSWQLSISLDSTFYVDLLDEALECGCPEIVNTDQGRQFACDSHNSHVTANRIKISMGSKGRAIDNVLNKRLWRSLKYQYVYFKAPEAGEELDHGLDDYFNFYHNERAHQSLGY from the coding sequence GTGTTGTCCTGGCAGCTTTCCATTAGTCTTGACTCCACTTTTTATGTGGATCTATTGGACGAAGCCTTGGAATGCGGTTGTCCCGAAATTGTTAACACGGATCAAGGCAGGCAATTTGCCTGTGACAGCCATAACAGTCACGTGACTGCGAACCGAATTAAAATCAGTATGGGTAGCAAAGGCCGAGCCATTGACAACGTTCTCAATAAACGGTTATGGCGAAGCCTCAAATATCAATACGTCTATTTCAAAGCTCCAGAAGCTGGCGAAGAACTCGATCATGGATTAGATGATTATTTTAATTTTTACCATAATGAGCGCGCCCATCAATCATTAGGTTATTAG
- a CDS encoding T9SS type A sorting domain-containing protein: protein MNKLFSRTLFLLIALFWNSMSYAQWMTHHQAVAQPNVPKPTVNLPMTDPRFGTTLIRITDARASGYAGVVPQYSKRQAWNADESRLLLFTSDGLALLYDGATYRFIQVLHAVWGEDVFWYPIDPAIIILAQDNALFAYHVESGSLRLLCSFPEYTFINTRGEGNLTRDGRYYAFVGQVYDENVQVTYFKDLVVYDLVANQIVAKLRLPGTLTDFDWVSISPLGNYVVVDYATSNTGRFEGVEVYDRNFNFLWQKPLGAGHSDLGIDANGDEVLVMAYYDDQTNSNFIKKYRLADGQETSLLEVSWQFDCHISCQNQARSEWCFVSTFDGEALLTDDSLSWLPFEDEIFALKLDGSGEVQRVAHHHSRRFSPTTPDRDNSVYWAEPHATVSRDGGRVLFGSNWREDIESDSSVDSYVVDFRAWIGVAESMLLLPDEIYLAQNYPNPFNTSTVISYQLPICSQVELSIFNPFGQKVVTLVSEKQSAGIHKFIWDAKGLTTGVYFYRLEANDYVLVKKMILIK, encoded by the coding sequence ATGAACAAACTTTTTTCACGAACTTTGTTCCTATTGATCGCGCTTTTCTGGAACTCGATGAGCTACGCCCAATGGATGACGCATCACCAGGCTGTGGCGCAACCGAACGTTCCTAAACCGACGGTCAATTTGCCCATGACCGATCCGCGCTTCGGAACAACGCTGATTCGGATCACCGATGCTCGGGCATCGGGTTACGCTGGCGTTGTGCCCCAATACTCGAAACGCCAGGCCTGGAATGCCGATGAATCCCGCTTACTGCTATTCACCAGCGATGGTCTTGCGCTCCTCTACGATGGCGCTACCTATCGATTCATCCAGGTGCTCCATGCCGTTTGGGGCGAAGATGTGTTCTGGTATCCGATTGATCCAGCCATAATTATCTTAGCACAAGATAATGCGCTTTTTGCCTATCATGTGGAATCGGGTAGTCTCAGGCTGCTCTGTTCCTTTCCCGAATATACATTCATTAACACCCGTGGGGAAGGAAATTTAACCCGCGATGGCCGCTACTATGCGTTTGTCGGTCAAGTCTATGATGAAAACGTCCAGGTAACCTATTTCAAAGATCTTGTAGTCTATGATCTGGTGGCCAATCAGATAGTTGCGAAACTCAGGCTACCAGGGACATTGACTGATTTCGACTGGGTTTCGATTTCTCCTTTGGGGAATTATGTGGTGGTGGACTATGCGACCAGTAATACAGGTCGGTTCGAGGGGGTGGAGGTTTATGATCGAAATTTCAATTTTCTCTGGCAAAAACCATTAGGTGCAGGACACAGCGATCTTGGTATCGACGCCAATGGCGATGAAGTGCTGGTGATGGCTTATTATGACGATCAAACCAACAGCAACTTTATCAAAAAATATCGACTGGCTGATGGTCAGGAAACCTCATTGCTCGAGGTTTCCTGGCAATTTGATTGCCATATCTCCTGCCAGAACCAGGCTCGCTCCGAATGGTGCTTCGTCAGCACGTTCGATGGCGAGGCGCTCTTGACTGACGACAGCCTTTCCTGGCTGCCCTTCGAAGACGAAATCTTTGCGTTGAAGCTAGACGGAAGCGGCGAAGTTCAGCGCGTCGCCCATCATCACAGCCGCCGCTTTTCACCGACTACCCCGGATCGCGACAACAGCGTTTACTGGGCAGAACCGCATGCCACGGTAAGCCGCGATGGTGGACGCGTCCTTTTTGGCAGCAACTGGCGCGAGGATATTGAAAGCGATTCCAGCGTGGATAGTTATGTGGTTGATTTTCGTGCCTGGATAGGCGTTGCCGAATCGATGCTCTTGTTACCCGATGAAATATATCTGGCGCAAAACTACCCCAACCCATTCAATACCAGCACAGTCATCAGTTATCAGTTGCCAATATGCAGTCAAGTGGAACTGAGCATTTTCAACCCGTTTGGGCAAAAAGTTGTAACGCTGGTTTCAGAGAAACAATCGGCAGGCATTCATAAATTCATCTGGGATGCTAAAGGGTTGACAACTGGAGTCTATTTCTATCGGCTTGAAGCAAACGATTATGTGCTGGTCAAGAAAATGATTTTGATAAAATGA
- a CDS encoding ABC transporter ATP-binding protein: MPNSCLLEIRNLKTYFYTSDGLVKAVDDVSWEVGAGEVIGLVGESGCGKSVTALSILRLIPDPPGKIVGGEIRFQGSNLLSLSLDDMRKIRGNDISMIFQEPMTSLNPVFTIGDQIAEVLELHQKMSKKAAMEKAVEMLKLVGIPSPERRVKEYPHELSGGMKQRAMIAMALACNPKVLIADEPTTALDVTIQAQILDLMLKLKMELNTAIVLITHDLGVIAEMAQKVVVMYAGKVMEQAEVTEIFDRPLNPYTQGLLNSLPKIDTARKQRLNAIPGIVPSLYDLPKGCKFSPRCQYVMEICHQSEPDLKEVNPGHFSRCWLNQ; the protein is encoded by the coding sequence ATGCCGAATAGCTGCTTGCTTGAAATAAGAAATCTGAAAACCTATTTTTATACCTCGGACGGATTGGTGAAAGCGGTGGATGATGTGAGCTGGGAGGTGGGTGCTGGCGAAGTGATTGGATTGGTTGGGGAATCTGGTTGTGGGAAGAGTGTCACAGCTTTGTCGATCTTGCGTCTAATTCCAGATCCGCCAGGCAAAATCGTCGGCGGAGAGATTCGGTTTCAAGGATCAAATTTGCTATCGCTATCCCTCGATGATATGCGAAAAATTCGCGGCAATGATATTTCAATGATTTTTCAGGAGCCGATGACGTCGCTCAATCCAGTTTTTACCATCGGGGATCAGATCGCTGAGGTGCTCGAACTGCATCAAAAAATGAGCAAAAAAGCTGCCATGGAAAAGGCGGTGGAAATGTTGAAACTGGTCGGAATTCCTTCACCCGAAAGAAGAGTGAAAGAATATCCTCATGAATTGAGCGGTGGCATGAAACAGCGGGCGATGATCGCCATGGCGCTCGCCTGCAATCCAAAGGTGTTGATCGCCGACGAGCCGACCACGGCGTTGGACGTCACCATTCAAGCACAGATCTTGGATTTGATGCTAAAACTCAAGATGGAATTGAACACAGCGATAGTGTTGATCACTCACGATTTGGGCGTCATTGCGGAGATGGCCCAGAAAGTAGTAGTTATGTACGCCGGCAAAGTGATGGAACAAGCTGAAGTCACCGAAATTTTTGATCGTCCCCTCAATCCCTATACGCAGGGTTTGTTGAATTCCTTGCCCAAAATAGATACTGCTCGCAAGCAACGGCTGAATGCCATTCCTGGTATCGTGCCGAGCCTCTACGATTTGCCCAAGGGGTGCAAATTCTCGCCGCGTTGTCAATACGTGATGGAAATTTGCCACCAGTCTGAGCCGGATTTGAAAGAAGTGAACCCAGGACATTTTTCAAGATGCTGGCTGAACCAATAA
- a CDS encoding alpha-amylase family glycosyl hydrolase has protein sequence MIKQDAIEWLNQAIFYQIYPQSFYDSNADGIGDLEGIIEKLDYLDWLGVNALWLNPCFVSPFQDAGYDVADYYQIAPRYGTNQDLKRLLDEAHRRGIRVCLDLVPGHTSIEHPWFKASCRHERNEYSDRYIWTDSTWDRVEDKMKFILGYAERDGAYAANFFYCQPALNYGYAHPDPKQPWQQPVTAPGPQATRKELYKIMAYWLDLGADGFRVDMAESLIKNDPDKTEITKLWREVRHWMDQNYPHAALIAEWGYPRLAIDAGFHVDFMFHFNAPGYPSLFFNEYGCFKGKNPFFDARGQGSVTEFLGEYLKHWVNCPNGYISIPSANHDFQRPRAGRSEQDLKVIFTFLLTFPGVPFIYYGDEIGMRYIEGLPSKEGGYARTGSRTPMQWDNSINAGFSSAASNQLYLPIDPDPNRPTVADQKKRPNSLLHHVKQLIALRKRYTALQGNGGLELVHAKPFQYPFVYLRGTGDERFLIAIHPADRPIDLTVPLEKLSQAELLIGDASIDFLSKNSIRLRMQGISSAVFKL, from the coding sequence ATGATAAAACAGGATGCAATTGAATGGCTCAATCAAGCGATTTTCTATCAAATTTATCCTCAGAGCTTTTATGATTCCAATGCGGACGGGATTGGCGATTTGGAAGGAATCATCGAAAAACTGGATTATCTCGACTGGCTGGGAGTGAATGCTCTCTGGCTCAATCCGTGTTTTGTATCTCCCTTCCAGGATGCGGGTTACGATGTTGCCGATTATTATCAGATAGCGCCGCGCTACGGGACCAATCAGGATTTAAAACGGTTGTTGGACGAGGCCCATCGTCGGGGGATTCGGGTCTGCCTCGATCTTGTTCCAGGACATACTTCCATCGAGCATCCTTGGTTCAAGGCCTCATGTCGTCATGAGCGAAACGAATATTCAGATCGGTACATCTGGACCGACTCCACCTGGGATCGCGTTGAGGACAAAATGAAATTTATCCTTGGATATGCGGAGCGCGACGGCGCTTATGCGGCCAATTTCTTCTATTGTCAACCCGCGCTAAATTATGGCTATGCCCACCCAGATCCGAAGCAGCCATGGCAGCAGCCAGTGACTGCGCCTGGTCCACAGGCCACCAGAAAAGAGCTATACAAGATCATGGCATATTGGCTGGATCTTGGCGCCGATGGCTTTCGGGTTGACATGGCAGAATCATTAATTAAAAACGATCCTGATAAAACTGAAATCACCAAGCTTTGGCGCGAAGTTCGTCACTGGATGGATCAAAATTATCCCCATGCTGCACTGATCGCCGAATGGGGTTATCCACGCTTGGCAATCGACGCTGGATTCCATGTGGATTTCATGTTCCATTTCAATGCGCCAGGCTATCCATCGCTTTTTTTCAATGAGTATGGATGTTTTAAGGGCAAAAATCCTTTTTTTGACGCCCGCGGACAGGGTAGCGTCACGGAGTTTCTTGGAGAATATCTCAAACATTGGGTCAATTGTCCCAATGGCTATATTTCTATTCCCAGCGCCAACCACGATTTCCAACGTCCTCGCGCCGGCAGGAGCGAGCAAGATCTCAAAGTGATCTTCACTTTCCTGTTGACCTTTCCTGGCGTGCCTTTTATTTATTATGGCGATGAAATTGGGATGCGCTACATCGAAGGATTGCCATCGAAAGAAGGGGGGTATGCTAGAACCGGTTCGCGAACGCCAATGCAATGGGACAATTCAATAAACGCAGGGTTCTCTAGTGCAGCGTCCAATCAGCTCTATTTACCCATTGACCCTGATCCCAATCGGCCAACTGTCGCAGACCAAAAAAAGCGACCCAATTCCCTGCTCCATCACGTCAAGCAATTGATTGCACTGCGCAAGCGATACACGGCGCTGCAAGGTAATGGAGGGTTGGAATTGGTCCATGCCAAGCCATTTCAATATCCGTTCGTTTATTTGCGAGGTACTGGGGATGAGCGCTTCTTAATAGCAATTCACCCTGCAGATCGTCCAATCGATTTGACCGTTCCACTGGAAAAACTCTCCCAGGCCGAATTGCTGATTGGGGATGCCTCTATCGATTTCTTAAGCAAAAATTCGATAAGGCTTCGAATGCAAGGTATTTCATCAGCGGTGTTTAAACTGTAA
- a CDS encoding ribokinase, with the protein MNRKKIVVVGSYIVALVMETDRFPVKGETLMGRNFRQTFGGKGSNQAVQAARLGADVFFVGKIGNDSFGHDFLNLCKKEGVNHEYVFVHESLPTATGFIICAGGHNIITIDIAALNDFNSRDIDRASHLFTLESVTVIQLEIPLETAIYAAKTARINNSVVVLNPAPARNLTGMDLSCIDFLTPNETEARICAGLAPDDPCSDYEVGRKLLALGCRNVIITLGEKGSLLLNRNEEIMIPAFHIPQVVDSTGAGDAFNAAFAVAIAEGLSEKEAMRFGNAAGALSCTKADTIPSFPSRKEIERFLNNMH; encoded by the coding sequence ATGAATAGAAAAAAAATAGTTGTGGTAGGAAGTTACATTGTCGCCCTGGTCATGGAAACCGACCGTTTCCCTGTAAAGGGTGAAACCCTCATGGGCAGGAATTTTAGGCAGACATTCGGCGGGAAAGGTTCAAATCAGGCAGTGCAGGCTGCACGTCTGGGAGCCGATGTTTTTTTTGTCGGGAAAATCGGAAATGACTCATTCGGACATGATTTTTTGAACCTCTGTAAAAAGGAGGGAGTGAACCATGAATATGTTTTTGTTCACGAAAGCCTGCCGACAGCTACCGGGTTTATAATCTGTGCTGGAGGTCATAATATTATTACCATTGATATTGCAGCCCTGAACGATTTTAACAGCAGGGATATTGACCGTGCATCTCATCTTTTTACGCTGGAGAGTGTTACTGTTATACAGCTCGAAATTCCTCTGGAAACAGCCATCTATGCTGCAAAAACAGCCAGAATTAATAACTCGGTTGTTGTTTTAAATCCGGCACCTGCCAGAAACCTGACTGGAATGGATCTTTCCTGTATTGACTTCCTCACTCCAAATGAAACAGAGGCACGGATCTGTGCAGGTCTGGCTCCTGATGACCCGTGCAGTGACTATGAAGTTGGTAGGAAACTTCTCGCTCTTGGATGCAGGAACGTGATTATTACTCTTGGCGAAAAGGGTAGCCTATTGCTGAACCGGAATGAAGAAATCATGATTCCTGCTTTTCATATTCCTCAGGTTGTAGATTCTACTGGTGCAGGAGATGCTTTTAATGCTGCTTTTGCGGTCGCAATTGCTGAAGGGCTAAGCGAAAAAGAGGCCATGCGCTTTGGAAACGCAGCCGGAGCACTGTCCTGCACCAAGGCAGATACTATACCATCATTTCCATCCCGAAAGGAAATTGAACGATTTCTGAATAATATGCATTAA